A stretch of Bacillus pseudomycoides DNA encodes these proteins:
- a CDS encoding SMP-30/gluconolactonase/LRE family protein, whose amino-acid sequence MLGKLELVIDAKASLGEGPCWDEQKHLLYWVDILEKKLFIYNPITNTNREISFDQQIGCIVPDASGGVILAMELGFHSLNLETVELTLIHDPEPHLPENRFNDGKCDPAGRFWAGTTDLYGINGAGSLYCLDTDFNVKKKFKNVNTSNGLAWSPDHTYLYFIDTPTRKVVRFEYDLHTGKICNPIDVIFIPDGEGLPDGMTIDEEGCLWIAHWGGAKVTRWNSITGEKILTVPVPALNVTSCTFGGPDLTELYITTARTRMSPDQLEVYPHAGGVFRIKT is encoded by the coding sequence TTGTTAGGAAAATTAGAACTAGTTATCGATGCTAAAGCCAGTTTAGGAGAAGGTCCTTGTTGGGATGAACAGAAACACCTACTATACTGGGTTGATATTTTAGAAAAAAAGTTGTTTATATATAATCCTATTACAAATACAAATCGTGAAATTTCATTTGACCAACAAATTGGATGTATCGTTCCAGATGCATCTGGCGGAGTTATATTAGCAATGGAACTGGGTTTCCATTCTCTTAATCTTGAAACAGTGGAACTAACGCTTATTCATGACCCAGAACCTCATTTACCAGAAAACCGCTTTAACGATGGCAAGTGTGATCCCGCTGGTCGTTTTTGGGCTGGAACTACAGATTTATATGGCATTAATGGAGCGGGCTCTCTCTACTGCTTAGATACTGATTTTAATGTGAAAAAAAAATTTAAAAACGTCAACACATCAAATGGCTTAGCTTGGTCACCTGATCATACATACCTTTACTTCATTGATACTCCTACAAGAAAAGTGGTTCGATTTGAATATGACCTACATACCGGAAAAATCTGTAATCCAATTGATGTAATATTTATACCCGATGGTGAAGGACTTCCAGATGGTATGACAATTGATGAAGAAGGATGCTTGTGGATTGCACATTGGGGCGGTGCTAAAGTTACTAGGTGGAATTCAATAACTGGTGAAAAAATCTTAACCGTTCCAGTTCCAGCACTCAATGTAACTTCGTGTACATTTGGAGGACCTGACTTAACGGAATTATACATTACTACTGCCAGAACAAGAATGAGTCCAGATCAATTAGAGGTTTACCCACATGCCGGTGGCGTATTCCGAATAAAAACATAG
- a CDS encoding response regulator transcription factor, translating into MIRIVIAEDQKMLRGALVSLLKLEEDIEVVAEVSNGLDAWNIITKQQPDVRLLDIEIPDITGLEIAEKLRTMGHPCKIMIVTTFARPGYLQKAMDAKVEAYLLKDEPIEFLIKAIHKVMNGERVVSTDLAATIFLKEDNPLTAREMEILRMVKNGMTTREIGKTLYLTNGTVRNYLSSSIQKLEAESRFQAIRIADEKGWI; encoded by the coding sequence ATGATTCGTATCGTAATTGCGGAAGATCAAAAGATGCTTCGCGGAGCCCTCGTTTCTTTATTAAAACTAGAAGAGGACATTGAAGTGGTTGCAGAAGTTTCAAATGGGCTAGATGCTTGGAACATTATTACAAAACAACAACCCGATGTGCGTCTTCTTGATATCGAGATTCCTGACATCACTGGACTGGAAATTGCAGAAAAATTAAGAACTATGGGACATCCCTGCAAAATAATGATTGTTACAACTTTTGCTCGTCCAGGATACTTACAAAAAGCGATGGACGCAAAAGTAGAAGCATATTTACTAAAGGACGAACCAATTGAATTTCTTATTAAAGCGATTCATAAAGTAATGAATGGTGAACGTGTAGTAAGTACAGACCTAGCTGCTACGATATTTTTAAAAGAAGATAACCCACTAACTGCCCGTGAAATGGAAATACTCCGTATGGTTAAAAACGGAATGACAACGAGAGAAATCGGTAAAACATTGTATTTAACAAACGGAACTGTTAGAAATTATTTATCATCTTCCATTCAAAAACTTGAAGCTGAATCAAGATTTCAAGCCATTCGTATTGCTGATGAAAAAGGATGGATATAA
- a CDS encoding sensor histidine kinase, producing the protein MLKKIYPHDQIEKYLYLDIIFIVLLIYNVIRTETSINLFLKIVLLLLVLLSFYFELWYKDWRLLLSSLCSCLLFALLAILIESWLLLYGFIIGNLLGRAQSKLYISIGTAGIAMMFFLVSWYTFGHPFSILKTSLLLAFILQLVQPFVIHIREKAKSLQKELSAANSQIERYIQEEERHRIARDLHDTLGQTLTMIKLKSELTIRLIEKDPSQAKQELNDILDTSRFALKQVRELVTDMKYISIESELNHLRELLHTAGIQFTINANGKAPFLSNVAETMVALSIREAITNLLRHSQAKHCKIVQEMDTKWFQIKINDDGIGFQHESLGFGVQSIRERMKMIQGTVDIHTLRNNGTTIILRIPISTNLVKTN; encoded by the coding sequence ATGTTAAAAAAAATTTATCCACACGATCAAATCGAAAAGTACTTATACTTAGATATTATTTTTATTGTTCTTTTAATTTACAATGTAATTCGAACAGAAACGAGCATTAACTTATTCTTAAAAATTGTTCTTTTACTGCTCGTTTTGTTATCTTTTTACTTCGAATTGTGGTATAAAGATTGGCGCCTTCTCCTTTCCAGTTTATGTAGCTGCTTATTATTTGCACTACTTGCAATACTCATCGAATCATGGCTACTTTTGTATGGTTTTATCATCGGGAATTTATTAGGAAGAGCTCAATCTAAATTGTATATCAGTATAGGTACAGCAGGCATCGCAATGATGTTTTTTCTAGTTAGTTGGTATACCTTTGGTCACCCTTTTTCCATATTAAAAACTTCTTTGCTTCTTGCCTTTATTCTTCAACTTGTACAGCCATTTGTCATCCATATCCGGGAAAAAGCAAAATCTTTACAAAAAGAGCTAAGCGCCGCAAACTCTCAAATTGAAAGATATATTCAAGAAGAAGAAAGACACCGCATTGCGAGAGACCTTCATGATACACTCGGACAAACATTAACAATGATTAAACTGAAAAGTGAACTGACAATACGATTAATAGAAAAGGATCCCTCACAAGCAAAACAAGAATTAAATGATATTTTAGATACATCACGTTTTGCATTAAAACAAGTACGTGAACTTGTTACTGATATGAAATATATATCAATTGAAAGTGAATTAAATCACCTACGTGAGCTATTACATACAGCCGGTATCCAATTCACAATTAATGCAAACGGAAAAGCACCTTTTCTATCAAATGTTGCGGAAACAATGGTTGCTCTCTCTATAAGAGAAGCCATTACAAATCTTCTAAGGCATAGCCAAGCAAAGCACTGTAAAATCGTTCAAGAAATGGATACAAAATGGTTTCAAATAAAAATAAACGACGATGGAATTGGCTTTCAACATGAGTCACTTGGATTCGGAGTTCAATCAATTCGGGAACGAATGAAGATGATACAAGGCACAGTAGATATACATACATTAAGAAACAACGGCACAACGATTATTTTAAGGATACCTATTTCAACAAACCTAGTAAAAACAAATTAG
- a CDS encoding ABC transporter permease has protein sequence MTFRQFAFNNVFRNKRTYAAHFLSSTFSIMIFFTYALLLFHPNLTGELKSTSETISELGTLGFRISQGLIFVFSFFFILYSVSSFLKTRKKEFGILMMQGMSMRQLKKLVLIENMLIGFGSIFIGIMIGLIFSKLVLLISASILMINNGLPFYIPTQAVLLTIITFIFLFLIVSLFTFKMIRVTELVELIQAEEKPKPEPKSSIIISLLSFVSISSGYGIVLYINFRKIISFPLLGLGVLLVIIGTYFLYTQCSVFLLQAAKKRESLFLKKTNILTFSELIYRMKDNATMFFIVSIISAVAFTAIGTTAALGNKELSRMTNPYTFTYMSFEENKMENEHLSVIKKSLNEANIPYRMGSASTKYTESNVSVMKLSEYNDLAKALGYQREALDREDEILLVPGWIAQKQEFKDGEFKKEIEVIHGDWMKTFHVKKVVKNLVLPHEVENILIAVQDDVYDKIPFINREDVPHSKERIYGFVVDDWMKTKEISHQLNNILDRDRDGEERNYYFAALTLQWLQAKQTNGLLLMASVLVGIVFFTFAASFIYFRLYTDLDRDQQQYKMISKMGLSKRELKGVVTRQLLIMFFLPIIVAVIHTAVAYTALQQLVDFSILNSSIIILISFVCIQILYFFMTRWRYLQKLYRTMDQ, from the coding sequence ATGACTTTTCGTCAATTCGCGTTTAATAATGTTTTTCGTAATAAACGGACATACGCCGCTCATTTTTTAAGTAGTACATTTTCTATCATGATTTTCTTTACGTATGCACTTTTGTTATTTCATCCTAATTTAACGGGTGAGTTGAAATCGACAAGTGAAACGATAAGTGAACTCGGTACACTTGGGTTTAGAATTTCACAGGGCTTGATTTTTGTTTTTTCATTTTTCTTTATCTTATATTCAGTAAGCTCATTTTTAAAAACACGTAAAAAAGAATTTGGTATTTTAATGATGCAAGGAATGTCGATGAGGCAGTTAAAGAAGTTAGTGCTCATTGAAAATATGTTAATTGGATTTGGTTCAATCTTTATAGGTATTATGATCGGCCTTATATTTTCAAAATTAGTACTGCTCATTAGTGCGAGTATTTTAATGATTAACAATGGACTACCTTTCTATATTCCAACTCAAGCAGTACTATTAACTATTATTACATTTATTTTCTTATTTTTAATCGTATCACTGTTTACTTTTAAAATGATAAGAGTAACAGAGCTTGTGGAACTCATTCAAGCAGAAGAAAAACCAAAACCTGAACCGAAATCTTCTATTATTATATCGCTTCTATCATTTGTTAGTATCAGTTCGGGATATGGAATTGTACTTTATATTAACTTTAGAAAAATTATCTCTTTTCCATTATTAGGATTAGGCGTGTTATTAGTTATAATCGGTACTTATTTTCTGTATACGCAATGCAGTGTTTTTCTGTTGCAAGCTGCCAAAAAGCGAGAATCTTTATTTTTAAAGAAAACAAATATATTGACGTTTTCAGAGCTGATATATCGAATGAAAGATAATGCAACGATGTTTTTTATTGTATCTATTATTTCGGCAGTCGCGTTCACCGCAATCGGAACTACTGCTGCACTTGGAAATAAAGAACTATCAAGAATGACCAATCCGTATACGTTTACGTATATGAGTTTTGAAGAAAATAAGATGGAAAATGAGCATCTTTCTGTAATTAAGAAATCTCTTAATGAGGCAAATATTCCTTATCGAATGGGCTCTGCCTCTACTAAATATACAGAAAGTAATGTTTCTGTTATGAAATTAAGTGAATATAATGATCTTGCGAAAGCTCTTGGTTATCAAAGGGAAGCGCTTGATAGAGAAGATGAGATTTTGTTAGTACCAGGATGGATAGCACAAAAACAAGAGTTTAAAGATGGTGAATTTAAAAAAGAAATTGAAGTGATTCATGGGGATTGGATGAAAACATTTCATGTAAAAAAAGTTGTAAAGAATTTAGTTTTACCACATGAAGTAGAAAATATTTTAATTGCAGTACAAGATGATGTTTATGATAAAATTCCTTTCATTAACCGTGAAGATGTACCACATTCTAAAGAACGTATTTACGGATTTGTTGTAGATGATTGGATGAAAACGAAAGAAATTTCACATCAATTAAATAACATACTAGATAGAGATAGAGATGGTGAAGAGCGTAATTATTATTTCGCTGCTTTAACGTTGCAGTGGTTACAAGCGAAACAAACAAACGGATTGTTACTTATGGCAAGTGTTTTAGTGGGAATTGTCTTTTTTACATTTGCAGCAAGCTTTATTTATTTCCGTTTATATACAGACTTAGATCGGGATCAGCAACAATATAAAATGATTTCAAAAATGGGATTAAGTAAGCGAGAACTAAAAGGTGTTGTAACAAGACAATTGTTAATCATGTTCTTTTTACCAATTATTGTTGCGGTAATTCATACTGCAGTCGCATATACTGCACTGCAACAATTAGTGGATTTTTCTATTTTAAATAGTTCAATTATCATCTTAATTTCATTTGTATGTATACAAATCTTATATTTCTTTATGACTCGTTGGCGTTACCTCCAAAAACTTTATAGAACTATGGATCAGTAA
- a CDS encoding DUF418 domain-containing protein encodes MRNNNKRIRLLDILRGFAVLGTLGTNIWIFAYLGDISYIFTFDHAIWWTSLNDFIRLFVLFLVNGKLLGLLTIMFGVGLELKYQQSLRKGNTWPGVYLWTSFILLLEGFIHFTLVMEYDILMSYGITAIIVAFIIKRGDKWINRAMKVIGIFHGAAMLVILAIFMYLKFIGGSISLGNANEIVALYSDGTWFEQIHYRLTNFIANRLEVIFVIPMNIFLFLFGIRLMRAGAFSPDENGKRIRTKMLKIGIMIGIPLNLLIFIPGGVFDLPARYLFAPFLSILYIALIAKMIERVEHFWLWQRLENVGKMSLSCYVLQNILSSILFYGWGFGLGGKLNSLSIVFIWICICLFEIYFATFWLNRFKYGPMEAARRYTAGLIK; translated from the coding sequence ATGAGAAATAACAACAAAAGAATTCGTTTGCTTGATATATTAAGGGGCTTTGCTGTGTTAGGAACACTTGGTACGAATATTTGGATTTTTGCATATCTAGGGGATATTTCTTATATCTTTACGTTCGATCATGCAATTTGGTGGACATCACTTAATGATTTTATTCGGCTGTTCGTTTTATTTTTAGTAAACGGTAAACTTCTCGGTTTATTAACAATTATGTTTGGTGTAGGACTTGAATTGAAATACCAACAATCTTTACGCAAAGGCAATACATGGCCTGGCGTTTACCTATGGACTTCTTTTATACTTTTATTAGAAGGTTTCATTCATTTCACTTTGGTTATGGAATATGATATTTTAATGAGCTATGGAATAACCGCAATTATTGTTGCTTTTATTATTAAACGTGGTGACAAATGGATTAATCGTGCTATGAAAGTGATAGGTATCTTTCACGGAGCTGCTATGCTTGTCATTCTTGCTATATTTATGTATTTAAAATTCATAGGAGGTAGCATTTCACTAGGTAACGCTAATGAAATTGTAGCTCTTTATAGTGATGGAACTTGGTTTGAACAAATCCATTATCGACTAACAAACTTTATCGCAAATCGACTGGAAGTAATTTTTGTTATCCCAATGAATATTTTCTTATTCTTATTCGGGATACGTCTTATGCGCGCTGGCGCTTTCTCCCCTGATGAAAATGGAAAAAGAATTCGCACAAAAATGCTTAAAATCGGTATTATGATTGGCATCCCTCTCAATCTATTAATCTTTATTCCAGGTGGTGTTTTCGATTTACCAGCTCGTTATTTATTTGCACCTTTCCTTTCTATTTTGTATATTGCATTGATTGCTAAAATGATAGAAAGAGTTGAACATTTTTGGTTATGGCAACGCCTTGAAAATGTAGGAAAGATGTCTCTTAGCTGTTATGTTCTTCAAAATATTCTTTCTTCCATTCTCTTTTACGGTTGGGGCTTCGGCCTTGGTGGGAAATTGAACTCATTATCGATTGTCTTTATTTGGATCTGTATCTGTCTCTTTGAAATTTACTTCGCAACATTTTGGCTGAATAGATTTAAGTACGGACCAATGGAAGCTGCCAGAAGATACACAGCTGGTTTAATTAAGTAA
- the lysS gene encoding lysine--tRNA ligase, with protein MHWAYQIAHELIRKYPNKETFVCASGISPSGSVHIGNFREIITTYFVVRALQDLGKKTRFIFSWDDYDRFRKVPKNIDPSFEKYIGMPYCDIPDPYGCHKSYAEHFEKEFEKSLEAFGIEVGFIYQHQEYRAGRYNQQILQALKRRKEIYDVLMKFKTGEPSEEEREKFYPITLYCERCEKDATKITNFDETSETIRYECECGKHNTLAVMKTSLMKLNWKIDWPMRWMVEDVIFEPGGRDHSAETGSYNVSKEIASEIFNYEAPNYVAYDFIGIKGDSQKMSSSAGNIITPSELLNVYLPEVILFMFSKYKPNAAFHIGMDEDVLRNYTEYERCMESYQNKKLNNEELCDAIKLSSVSDESTSLPKFNQVAGVLPLVNFDTRILQEVLAKVDVDYSLIGIMKISNRVGYWIRNLQPQKIMEVNQEKNWEFYETLEDVQKKWILEVCEMVRTNADSSNLMERIYAICQNENKKIMKENQKSLFRIIYRLVINQPSGPRIPLLIHVIGVEKMVSLLDFCK; from the coding sequence ATGCACTGGGCTTATCAAATAGCACATGAACTGATTCGAAAATATCCAAATAAAGAAACATTTGTATGTGCATCTGGAATTAGTCCTTCCGGGTCTGTTCATATAGGTAATTTCCGAGAAATCATAACGACATATTTTGTTGTAAGAGCACTTCAAGATTTAGGAAAAAAGACACGATTTATATTTTCATGGGATGATTATGACCGGTTTAGAAAAGTTCCGAAAAACATTGATCCATCATTTGAGAAATATATAGGCATGCCATACTGTGATATTCCAGATCCATATGGTTGTCATAAATCGTATGCAGAGCATTTTGAAAAAGAATTTGAAAAATCGTTGGAGGCTTTTGGAATTGAAGTGGGGTTTATTTATCAGCATCAAGAATATAGAGCTGGTCGATATAATCAACAAATACTCCAGGCATTAAAACGAAGAAAAGAAATCTATGATGTATTAATGAAATTTAAAACGGGTGAACCATCTGAAGAAGAGCGAGAGAAGTTTTATCCAATTACGCTATATTGCGAGCGATGCGAGAAAGATGCAACGAAAATAACAAATTTTGATGAAACATCGGAAACAATCCGATATGAGTGTGAATGTGGAAAGCATAATACATTAGCGGTAATGAAAACGAGTCTTATGAAATTAAATTGGAAAATTGATTGGCCGATGAGGTGGATGGTTGAAGATGTAATTTTTGAACCGGGAGGTAGAGATCATTCGGCTGAAACAGGTAGCTACAATGTTTCAAAGGAGATAGCTAGTGAAATTTTTAATTATGAGGCACCGAATTATGTTGCCTATGATTTTATTGGTATAAAAGGTGATAGTCAAAAAATGTCAAGTTCTGCTGGGAATATTATTACTCCGAGTGAGTTATTGAATGTGTATTTGCCAGAAGTTATTCTATTTATGTTTTCAAAATATAAGCCAAATGCTGCATTCCATATTGGTATGGATGAGGATGTACTTCGGAATTATACAGAGTATGAAAGATGTATGGAAAGTTATCAAAATAAGAAGCTAAATAATGAAGAGTTATGTGATGCAATTAAGCTTTCGAGTGTTAGTGATGAAAGTACCAGCTTACCAAAATTTAATCAAGTCGCAGGTGTCTTGCCGTTGGTGAACTTCGATACTCGTATTTTACAAGAGGTATTAGCGAAAGTGGATGTAGATTATAGCTTGATTGGCATTATGAAAATAAGTAATCGTGTAGGATACTGGATTCGAAATTTGCAGCCTCAAAAAATAATGGAAGTGAATCAAGAGAAGAATTGGGAGTTTTACGAAACATTAGAAGATGTACAGAAAAAATGGATTTTAGAAGTTTGTGAAATGGTTCGTACGAATGCTGATAGTTCAAATTTAATGGAGCGGATATACGCAATTTGCCAGAATGAAAATAAAAAGATAATGAAAGAAAATCAAAAATCACTTTTTAGAATCATTTATAGGCTTGTTATTAATCAGCCCAGTGGTCCACGAATACCACTACTTATACATGTAATAGGGGTTGAAAAAATGGTGTCATTATTAGATTTTTGTAAATAA
- a CDS encoding sensor histidine kinase yields MIKLFIREHIPLLCFTTFQFIAIFLVYWFDGYRHMTTALYAMFLGVCFLLAYLLYRYFTHKSFYERLANPMQSLDESVQKSDFAVLSIALHELLEVQYRHYQNQLQVQERKNEEHLTFMNQWIHKMKTPLSVIELITQDEVDSRFESIGEEADKLKKGLEMALYVARLEMFTQDFYVERVQLYKLVNEVIHEHKRFFIRNFVYPEVNIEKDIMVESDVKWLQFLVGQILSNAIKYSAGSREKIIMKAYNVDKTVILEVRDFGVGIPKQDIPRVFQPFFTGENGRDFKESTGMGLYLVHEIANHLGHKVEVHSEVGKGTTVRIIFYIS; encoded by the coding sequence ATGATAAAACTATTTATACGTGAGCATATTCCGCTTCTATGTTTTACAACTTTCCAGTTCATCGCCATTTTTCTTGTTTATTGGTTTGATGGCTATCGTCATATGACAACTGCGCTTTATGCAATGTTTTTAGGAGTATGTTTTTTGCTTGCGTATTTACTATATCGCTATTTTACGCATAAGTCTTTTTATGAGAGGTTAGCAAATCCGATGCAATCATTAGATGAATCTGTACAAAAATCAGATTTTGCAGTCCTGTCTATTGCGTTACATGAGTTATTAGAAGTACAATACCGTCATTATCAGAATCAGTTACAAGTGCAGGAACGTAAAAATGAGGAGCATTTAACTTTTATGAATCAATGGATTCATAAAATGAAAACACCTTTATCTGTTATTGAATTGATTACACAAGATGAAGTTGATTCTAGATTTGAGAGTATCGGTGAAGAAGCAGATAAATTAAAAAAGGGATTAGAAATGGCTCTATATGTGGCACGTCTAGAAATGTTCACACAAGATTTCTACGTAGAAAGAGTGCAATTATACAAGTTGGTAAATGAAGTAATACATGAACATAAGCGCTTTTTCATCCGGAATTTTGTATATCCAGAAGTTAATATTGAAAAAGACATCATGGTAGAAAGTGATGTGAAATGGCTTCAATTTTTAGTTGGTCAAATTCTATCTAACGCAATTAAGTATTCAGCGGGCAGTAGAGAAAAAATTATAATGAAAGCATATAACGTAGACAAGACTGTCATCTTAGAAGTAAGGGATTTTGGAGTAGGTATACCAAAACAAGATATACCACGAGTGTTTCAACCATTCTTTACAGGAGAAAATGGCAGAGATTTTAAAGAGTCTACAGGAATGGGACTATATCTTGTGCATGAAATTGCAAATCATTTAGGTCATAAAGTAGAAGTGCATTCTGAAGTTGGAAAAGGGACAACTGTACGAATTATTTTCTATATCTCATAA
- a CDS encoding ABC transporter ATP-binding protein has translation MEILQAKGISKVYKGKVPYKALTDIDLSIQEGEFVGIMGPSGSGKTTLLNMVSTIDSPTSGEILINGTNPFQLSSEKLALFRRQQLGFVFQSFNLLSTLTVKENIVLPMTLDGVAVKEMNKRVEEVAEKLGILDILHKRTYEISGGQAQRTAIARAIIHKPQLLLADEPTGNLDSKSSNDVMGMLEELNKKERATMMLVTHDPYAASYCSRVIFIKDGELYNEIYCGESRQAFYQKIMDVLSLLGGKRHDFSSIRV, from the coding sequence ATGGAAATATTGCAGGCGAAAGGGATTAGTAAAGTATATAAGGGGAAAGTTCCTTATAAAGCTCTTACTGATATTGATTTATCTATTCAGGAGGGGGAGTTCGTTGGTATTATGGGACCGTCTGGCAGTGGAAAAACAACATTGTTAAATATGGTATCGACGATTGATTCACCAACATCAGGTGAAATTTTAATAAATGGAACGAATCCTTTTCAGTTATCATCTGAAAAATTAGCATTATTTCGTCGTCAACAATTAGGATTTGTTTTTCAGTCATTTAATCTTCTCAGTACGCTTACCGTAAAAGAAAATATTGTGTTGCCAATGACGTTAGATGGAGTGGCTGTAAAGGAAATGAATAAGCGGGTGGAAGAAGTTGCAGAAAAGTTAGGCATTCTGGATATTTTGCATAAAAGAACATATGAAATTTCAGGTGGTCAAGCACAGCGAACCGCAATTGCTCGTGCAATCATTCATAAGCCACAATTGTTATTAGCGGATGAACCTACGGGAAACTTAGATTCTAAGTCTTCGAATGATGTGATGGGTATGTTAGAAGAACTGAACAAGAAAGAACGTGCAACGATGATGCTTGTTACCCATGACCCATATGCAGCGAGCTATTGTAGTCGCGTTATCTTTATTAAAGACGGTGAATTGTATAATGAAATTTACTGCGGTGAAAGTAGACAAGCTTTTTACCAAAAGATTATGGATGTTCTCTCTTTGTTAGGAGGGAAAAGGCATGACTTTTCGTCAATTCGCGTTTAA
- a CDS encoding response regulator transcription factor — protein sequence MVKIMIVEDDPKIAELLSSYIEKYGYQAIVIVDFQRVLDIFLQEKPELVLLDINLPSFDGYYWCRQIRAISTCPILFISAREGTMDQVMALENGGDDYIPKPFHYEVVMAKIRSQLRRAYGDYAPKIEERMIEQQGLTLFPERLVLQLRNQEIDVTRNEAILLEMLMKNYPRVVSREVLLNKLWDSESYVDDNTLSVNTTRVRKKLQALGIQGAIETIRSVGYRLHITWEIGGEK from the coding sequence ATGGTTAAAATTATGATTGTGGAAGATGATCCTAAAATTGCGGAATTATTATCTTCTTATATCGAGAAATACGGGTATCAAGCAATTGTTATTGTTGATTTTCAACGTGTATTAGATATTTTTTTACAGGAAAAACCAGAATTAGTGCTACTAGATATTAATTTACCAAGTTTCGATGGATATTATTGGTGCAGGCAAATCCGCGCTATTTCTACGTGTCCTATTTTATTTATTTCAGCTCGTGAAGGAACAATGGATCAAGTGATGGCACTAGAAAATGGTGGGGATGATTATATTCCAAAGCCGTTTCATTATGAAGTTGTAATGGCAAAAATTCGTAGTCAACTAAGGCGTGCATATGGAGACTATGCACCAAAAATAGAAGAACGAATGATTGAACAGCAAGGGCTTACTTTGTTTCCGGAGCGTTTAGTATTACAATTACGTAATCAAGAAATTGATGTAACAAGAAATGAAGCGATTTTGTTAGAAATGTTAATGAAAAATTATCCGCGCGTTGTAAGTAGAGAAGTGTTATTGAACAAACTTTGGGATAGCGAATCATATGTTGATGATAATACACTAAGTGTGAATACAACGCGTGTTCGGAAAAAATTACAAGCATTAGGTATTCAAGGGGCAATTGAAACCATTCGTAGTGTCGGTTATCGATTACATATAACATGGGAAATCGGTGGAGAAAAATGA
- a CDS encoding class I SAM-dependent methyltransferase → MKQQKQYWNEVAHEKQFTTPFRFDLFQTHVKQGATILDYGCGYGRTLRELRKAHFPHLYGVDFSEEMIKRAKLDDTSIHFSVVEDKKLAFPDNFFDSVLLFAVLTCVHSNEEQKEISDEIKRILKPNGVLYINDFLLNQDDRNVKRYDQFYQKYDIYGVFELPDGAILRHHNEEQVKEWMKDFKQLAYEKVEYITMNGNRSNGIVCMGQLIK, encoded by the coding sequence ATGAAACAGCAAAAACAATATTGGAACGAGGTCGCACATGAAAAGCAATTTACTACCCCTTTTCGATTTGATTTATTTCAAACACATGTAAAGCAAGGAGCTACTATTTTAGACTATGGATGTGGATACGGGCGAACATTACGCGAGTTAAGAAAAGCACATTTTCCCCATCTTTATGGCGTTGACTTCTCAGAAGAAATGATCAAACGAGCAAAATTAGACGATACGAGTATTCATTTTAGTGTCGTTGAAGATAAAAAACTAGCATTTCCTGATAACTTTTTTGACTCTGTACTATTATTTGCAGTACTAACTTGTGTTCATAGTAATGAAGAACAAAAAGAAATTTCAGATGAAATTAAAAGAATCTTAAAACCTAATGGAGTGCTCTATATTAATGACTTTCTATTAAATCAAGATGATCGTAATGTAAAACGATACGATCAATTCTATCAGAAATATGATATATATGGTGTATTCGAATTACCCGATGGAGCAATTTTACGTCATCATAATGAAGAACAAGTAAAGGAATGGATGAAAGATTTTAAACAGCTAGCATATGAGAAAGTGGAATATATAACAATGAACGGAAATCGTTCTAATGGGATAGTATGCATGGGGCAGTTAATTAAATAA